One Citricoccus sp. K5 DNA window includes the following coding sequences:
- the gatA gene encoding Asp-tRNA(Asn)/Glu-tRNA(Gln) amidotransferase subunit GatA produces the protein MTEISANELIKLTALQMSERLRAGEITSVQLTQAHLDRIAAVDGPADGQGTGVHAFLHVNSEEALAVAAEVDSIRAAGGTAAQDLHPLAGVPIAVKDLIVTVGQPTTAASKMLEGWMSPYDATVVERIRAARLPILGKTNLDEFAMGSSTEHSAFGDTRNPWDLGRTPGGSGGGSAAAVAAFMAPLALGTDTGGSIRQPGAVTGTVGAKPTYGAVSRYGVIAMASSLDQVGPVTRTVSDAAALQELIGGHDPKDSTSLPEPMDGLLEAARNGELAGLRIGIIAELEGEGFQEGVLARFQESVQVLKDAGAEVSEVSCPHLGYALGAYYLIMPSEVSSNLAKFDGVRFGNRVVPDGGGTIEQVMGATRAAGFGDEVKRRIILGTYALSAGYYDAYYGSAQKVRTLIQRDFAAAFEQVDVLISPTSPVTAFPLGEKLDDPVAMYNNDIATIPANLAGIPGISVPAGLSEGLPVGIQFLAPARGDATMYRAAAALESRLEEAWGAPFWAQAPELAAASAAAPAGVGNAPATATAGGEN, from the coding sequence GTGACTGAAATCTCCGCGAACGAACTCATCAAGCTGACCGCCCTGCAGATGTCAGAGCGCCTGCGCGCCGGCGAGATCACCTCGGTGCAGCTCACCCAGGCCCACCTGGACCGCATCGCCGCGGTGGATGGCCCGGCTGACGGCCAGGGCACCGGTGTGCACGCCTTCCTGCACGTCAACTCCGAGGAGGCGCTCGCCGTGGCCGCCGAGGTGGACTCCATCCGCGCCGCCGGCGGAACCGCGGCGCAGGACCTCCACCCGCTGGCCGGTGTCCCCATCGCGGTGAAGGACCTCATCGTCACCGTCGGCCAGCCGACCACGGCGGCCTCGAAGATGCTGGAGGGCTGGATGAGCCCCTATGACGCCACCGTGGTGGAGAGGATCCGCGCGGCCCGCCTGCCGATCCTCGGCAAGACCAACCTGGACGAGTTCGCCATGGGCTCCTCCACCGAGCACTCCGCGTTCGGTGACACCCGCAACCCGTGGGACCTGGGCCGGACCCCCGGCGGCTCCGGGGGCGGCTCCGCCGCCGCGGTGGCGGCCTTCATGGCACCCCTGGCCCTCGGCACGGACACCGGCGGCTCGATCCGCCAGCCCGGCGCCGTCACTGGCACCGTGGGTGCCAAACCCACCTACGGTGCGGTGTCCCGCTACGGCGTCATCGCCATGGCCTCCTCCCTGGACCAGGTGGGACCGGTGACCCGTACCGTCTCCGATGCCGCTGCCCTGCAGGAGCTCATCGGCGGTCACGACCCCAAGGACTCCACCTCGCTGCCTGAGCCCATGGACGGACTGCTCGAGGCCGCCCGCAACGGTGAACTCGCCGGCCTGCGCATCGGCATCATCGCCGAGCTCGAAGGCGAGGGCTTCCAGGAGGGCGTGCTGGCCCGGTTCCAGGAGTCGGTGCAGGTGCTCAAGGACGCCGGGGCAGAGGTCTCCGAGGTCTCCTGTCCGCACCTCGGCTACGCCCTGGGCGCCTACTACCTGATCATGCCCTCGGAGGTCTCCTCCAACCTCGCCAAGTTCGATGGCGTCCGGTTCGGCAACCGCGTGGTCCCGGACGGTGGGGGCACCATCGAGCAGGTCATGGGTGCCACCCGCGCGGCCGGCTTCGGTGACGAGGTCAAGCGCCGCATCATCCTCGGCACCTACGCGCTCTCGGCGGGATACTACGACGCCTACTACGGCTCGGCGCAGAAGGTCCGCACCCTGATCCAGCGCGACTTCGCGGCTGCATTCGAGCAGGTGGACGTGCTGATCTCGCCGACCTCGCCGGTCACCGCCTTCCCGCTGGGGGAGAAGCTGGATGACCCGGTGGCGATGTACAACAACGACATCGCCACCATCCCCGCCAACCTGGCCGGCATCCCCGGCATCTCGGTGCCGGCCGGCCTGTCCGAGGGCCTGCCCGTGGGCATCCAGTTCCTGGCCCCGGCCCGGGGTGATGCCACCATGTACCGCGCCGCCGCCGCACTCGAGTCCCGCCTCGAGGAGGCCTGGGGTGCACCCTTCTGGGCCCAGGCCCCGGAACTGGCCGCCGCGAGCGCCGCCGCCCCGGCCGGCGTCGGGAACGCCCCCGCTACCGCAACTGCAGGAGGAGAGAACTGA
- the gatB gene encoding Asp-tRNA(Asn)/Glu-tRNA(Gln) amidotransferase subunit GatB: MAAVTDEVLTFDEAMAQYEPVLGFEVHVELNTRTKMFSSATNGFGDEPNTNVTPVDLGLPGVLPVVNGTAVEYSIKLGLALNCQIAEVCGFARKNYFYPDTPKNFQTSQYDDPIAHDGWLDVELEDGTVFRVEIERAHMEEDAGKLTHQGGASGRIQDAASSLVDYNRAGVPLVEIVTKPITGAGERAAELAKAYVTQIRDIVKNLGISDARMERGNVRCDANVSLMPKGATVFGTRTETKNVNSTRAVAHAVTYEIQRQAAVLSSGGTVTQETRHWQEGTRTTTSGRPKSDADDYRYFPEPDLVPIHTNVEWIERLRAELPEPPAERRKRLQAEWGFSDEEFRDVVNAGVLDEIAATIEAGASASAARKWWMGEIARLANLAEKDIAELGVTAADVVEVEALITEKTINDKLAKQVLGFVADGEGAPRAIVEARSLAVVSDDGALNAAVEAAIAENPGVVDKIKAGKLQAIGALIGPVMKATRGQADAARVREIVMEQLGVTE, encoded by the coding sequence ATGGCCGCCGTCACTGACGAGGTGCTCACGTTCGACGAGGCCATGGCCCAGTACGAGCCCGTGCTCGGCTTCGAAGTCCACGTGGAGCTCAACACCAGGACCAAGATGTTCTCCTCGGCGACCAACGGTTTCGGGGATGAGCCGAACACCAATGTCACCCCGGTGGACCTCGGCCTGCCGGGTGTGCTGCCGGTGGTCAACGGGACCGCCGTGGAGTACTCCATCAAGCTCGGCCTCGCATTGAACTGCCAGATCGCGGAGGTCTGCGGTTTCGCCCGGAAGAACTACTTCTACCCGGACACCCCGAAGAACTTCCAGACCTCCCAGTATGACGATCCGATCGCCCACGACGGCTGGCTGGACGTCGAACTCGAGGACGGCACGGTCTTCCGCGTGGAGATCGAGCGCGCCCACATGGAGGAGGACGCCGGCAAACTGACCCACCAGGGCGGGGCCTCCGGCCGCATCCAGGACGCCGCCTCCTCGCTGGTGGACTACAACCGTGCCGGTGTGCCGCTGGTGGAGATCGTCACCAAACCGATCACCGGGGCCGGTGAGCGTGCCGCCGAGCTGGCGAAGGCCTATGTCACCCAGATCCGGGACATCGTCAAGAACCTCGGTATCTCGGACGCCCGGATGGAGCGCGGCAACGTCCGTTGCGACGCCAACGTGTCCCTGATGCCGAAGGGCGCCACCGTGTTCGGCACCCGCACCGAGACGAAGAACGTCAACTCCACCCGGGCCGTGGCCCATGCGGTGACGTACGAGATCCAGCGCCAGGCCGCCGTCCTCTCCTCGGGCGGCACCGTGACGCAGGAGACGCGGCACTGGCAGGAGGGCACCCGCACCACCACCTCGGGCCGTCCCAAGTCGGACGCGGACGACTACCGGTACTTCCCGGAGCCGGACCTCGTGCCGATCCACACGAACGTGGAGTGGATCGAACGCCTGCGTGCCGAGCTGCCGGAGCCGCCGGCCGAGCGCCGCAAGCGCCTCCAAGCGGAGTGGGGCTTCTCGGACGAGGAGTTCCGGGACGTGGTCAACGCCGGCGTGCTGGACGAGATCGCCGCGACCATCGAGGCCGGTGCCAGTGCCTCCGCTGCCCGCAAGTGGTGGATGGGGGAGATCGCCCGCCTGGCCAACCTCGCCGAGAAGGACATCGCCGAACTCGGGGTCACCGCGGCGGACGTGGTCGAGGTCGAGGCGCTGATCACCGAGAAGACCATCAATGACAAGCTTGCCAAGCAGGTCCTCGGTTTCGTCGCCGACGGCGAGGGTGCCCCGCGCGCCATCGTCGAGGCCCGCTCGCTTGCCGTGGTCTCGGACGACGGCGCGCTGAACGCCGCCGTGGAGGCCGCCATCGCCGAGAACCCGGGCGTGGTGGACAAGATCAAGGCCGGCAAGCTGCAGGCCATCGGTGCCCTGATCGGCCCCGTCATGAAGGCCACCCGCGGCCAGGCCGATGCCGCCCGGGTCCGCGAGATCGTGATGGAGCAGTTGGGCGTCACCGAGTAG
- a CDS encoding phosphotransferase, which produces MPLESRDGEPVITDGLVRALLREQHPDLAHMPLGVPVRGWDNTMVRLGERLALRLPRHAQAESLLDREVAWLPRLASQLAGLPSGIPHHTIPVIPTPVRTGVRRAGYPFRWAVVPWVYGTPAVHMPLGVRDAYASSLAAVLHGLHRPAPGGAPTNVFRGVGVAAVADRFAQRRTALAEELSTEQQDRLDAAWAGALAAAPHTGPALWLHGDPHPNNTVLAGVGSWNPGPVVLVDFGDLCAGDPASDLGAALLHFSQPGRRRFRAAYDALAGSPGGTEPDAGRAREALWARATGWAASFSLLYAAQPESDPLRPLGRYQLG; this is translated from the coding sequence GTGCCGCTGGAATCTCGGGACGGAGAGCCCGTCATCACGGACGGGCTCGTCCGCGCCCTGCTGAGAGAGCAGCACCCCGACCTCGCCCACATGCCGCTGGGGGTACCGGTCCGCGGTTGGGACAACACCATGGTCCGGCTCGGGGAGCGCCTCGCCCTCCGCCTGCCCCGGCACGCCCAGGCCGAGTCGCTGCTCGACCGGGAGGTTGCCTGGCTGCCGCGGCTGGCGTCCCAGCTGGCCGGCCTGCCGTCCGGCATTCCTCACCACACCATTCCTGTCATCCCGACGCCGGTCCGCACCGGAGTGCGCCGCGCCGGCTACCCGTTCCGCTGGGCGGTGGTGCCCTGGGTGTACGGGACGCCGGCGGTCCACATGCCTCTCGGGGTCCGGGATGCCTATGCCTCCAGTCTGGCCGCCGTCCTGCACGGACTGCACCGGCCGGCTCCCGGCGGGGCACCCACCAATGTCTTCCGCGGGGTCGGCGTGGCCGCCGTCGCCGACCGCTTCGCGCAGCGACGGACTGCCCTGGCGGAGGAGCTCAGCACCGAGCAGCAGGACCGCCTCGACGCCGCCTGGGCCGGTGCCCTGGCCGCGGCTCCCCACACCGGACCCGCGCTCTGGCTCCACGGGGATCCGCACCCGAACAACACCGTGCTGGCCGGCGTCGGGTCCTGGAACCCCGGTCCTGTAGTCCTGGTCGATTTCGGCGACCTGTGCGCCGGGGACCCCGCCTCGGACCTGGGCGCCGCGCTGTTGCACTTCTCACAGCCGGGGCGGCGGCGCTTCCGTGCGGCCTACGACGCCCTGGCTGGTTCCCCCGGCGGTACCGAGCCGGATGCGGGCCGCGCACGGGAGGCCCTGTGGGCCCGCGCAACCGGCTGGGCAGCCAGTTTCTCGCTGCTCTACGCCGCCCAACCGGAGAGCGATCCCCTGCGCCCGCTCGGACGGTACCAGCTGGGCTGA
- a CDS encoding acetyl-CoA carboxylase biotin carboxylase subunit family protein gives MAEKNIHVLGMTEVQRHELETVSGAENLTFHNVLDYERLVETAEIDFEELLAAARGQLDAFDGTVDAIIAHWDFPVSVMVPILAAERGLPAPSLESVLKCEHKYWSRLEQRASIPECVPGFAAFDPFDDHALDTIDLDFPFWVKPVKAHSSNLGFKIEDETGFHEAVAEIREHIEEIGDAFDAALSMVDLPPELQQWGGNTCLAEQFVQGTQAAPEGTVFRGTFRVHGVLDMHKDVDGTSFDRLDYPASSVPEHVQQRMIDATERYMKHVGFDNGCFNSEFMWDEEADRLWMIEVNTRISQSHSDLFAKVDGASNHEIAIDIALNREPRMPRREGQFHVAAQCMVFHDEDGVVTRVPTEEDKAALAERYPGIVLTSTVHEGDRLSELAGQDSYRYVVGKFYLGASSHDELGRLHAQIVKELPFEYASAGPDVDEEGGR, from the coding sequence TTGGCAGAGAAGAACATCCACGTCCTGGGCATGACCGAGGTCCAGCGGCACGAACTCGAGACCGTCTCTGGTGCTGAGAACCTGACGTTCCACAACGTGCTCGACTACGAGCGGCTCGTGGAAACGGCCGAGATCGATTTCGAGGAGTTGTTGGCGGCCGCCCGGGGCCAGCTCGATGCCTTCGACGGGACGGTGGATGCGATCATCGCCCACTGGGACTTCCCCGTCAGCGTGATGGTGCCGATCCTGGCGGCCGAGCGCGGACTGCCGGCACCGTCACTGGAGAGCGTGCTCAAGTGCGAGCACAAGTATTGGAGCCGGCTGGAGCAGCGGGCCAGCATTCCCGAGTGCGTGCCCGGCTTCGCCGCCTTCGACCCGTTCGACGACCATGCTCTGGACACGATCGACCTGGACTTCCCGTTCTGGGTCAAGCCGGTCAAGGCACACTCCTCGAACCTCGGCTTCAAGATCGAGGACGAGACGGGCTTCCACGAGGCCGTGGCCGAGATCCGCGAGCACATCGAGGAGATCGGTGACGCCTTCGACGCCGCCCTGTCCATGGTGGACCTGCCCCCGGAGCTGCAGCAGTGGGGCGGCAACACCTGCCTGGCCGAGCAGTTCGTGCAGGGTACCCAGGCCGCTCCGGAGGGCACGGTGTTCCGGGGGACGTTCCGGGTCCACGGGGTCCTGGACATGCACAAGGACGTTGACGGCACCAGCTTCGACCGGCTGGACTACCCGGCGAGCAGCGTGCCGGAGCACGTCCAGCAGCGCATGATCGATGCCACCGAGCGGTACATGAAGCACGTCGGTTTCGACAACGGCTGCTTCAACTCCGAGTTCATGTGGGATGAGGAGGCGGACCGGCTGTGGATGATCGAGGTCAACACCCGGATCTCACAGTCCCACAGCGACCTGTTCGCCAAGGTGGACGGGGCATCCAACCACGAAATCGCCATCGACATCGCACTGAACCGGGAACCGCGGATGCCCCGACGGGAAGGTCAGTTCCACGTGGCCGCTCAGTGCATGGTCTTCCACGATGAGGACGGGGTGGTCACGCGAGTGCCCACCGAGGAGGACAAGGCGGCGCTGGCGGAACGGTACCCCGGTATTGTCCTGACCTCGACGGTGCATGAGGGAGACCGGCTCTCCGAACTGGCCGGCCAGGACAGCTACCGATACGTCGTCGGCAAGTTCTATCTGGGGGCCAGCAGCCACGACGAGTTGGGCCGGCTCCACGCGCAGATCGTGAAGGAGCTTCCGTTCGAGTACGCCAGCGCAGGGCCTGACGTTGACGAGGAGGGAGGACGATGA
- a CDS encoding CocE/NonD family hydrolase produces MKTITEFPHETRVIENVYIPMRDGARLAARIWMPVNAEQQPVPAILEYIPYRKRDSSRARDELNHPYMAGHGYVCARVDMRGSGDSDGVMVDEYRAQEHEDAEDVIAWLAEQPWCDGKVGMMGISWGGFNSLQLAARQPPALKAIISASATDDIYVDNMHYMGGCLLGDNLSEATVMFAFNSLPPDPQIVGERWRDMWHERLSGSGLWLETWLEHQRRDDYWKTASVCEDYSQVQCPVMAVGGWADGYTNAVFRLMENLDVPRKGLIGPWGHKYPHLGVPGPAIGFLQEAVRWWDHWLKGQDTGVMDEPMLRVWMQDSVSPAASYEDRPGRWVAEDRWPAPEIENREFTLRGHHLEEVDSDADPHGESDAEVAVKSPLSVGMFAGKWASYAAVPDLPFDQREEDGGSIFYESRPLTEDLEILGLPQCHFEVSADQPVAMLAVRLSDVNLDGEATRVTYGLLNLTHRDGSEDPSPLEPGKKYRVTVPLNGIAQTFPAGHRLRLSISTSYWPLVWPSPEAATVTLTTGASSLSVPVRSPRAEDARLREFEEPEAATPLEVTQTEPGQHHWRVTRDLATNISTLEIANDQGAFRIEDTDTHIRRGTEEWYSFRWNDVNSVRGETRTVRRIQRQDWGAEVTTNTVLTSTPTEFIIDAELDAYELDAQRGDPRVYSQSWHRRVPRDLV; encoded by the coding sequence ATGAAGACCATCACCGAGTTCCCGCATGAGACGCGGGTCATCGAGAACGTGTACATCCCGATGCGTGACGGTGCCCGGTTGGCCGCCCGGATCTGGATGCCGGTCAACGCCGAGCAGCAGCCGGTTCCGGCCATCCTGGAGTACATCCCCTACCGCAAGCGGGACAGCAGTCGCGCTCGAGATGAGCTGAACCACCCGTACATGGCCGGGCACGGCTACGTCTGCGCCCGGGTGGATATGCGCGGCAGCGGCGACTCCGACGGCGTCATGGTGGACGAGTACCGGGCTCAGGAGCACGAGGACGCCGAGGACGTCATCGCGTGGCTGGCCGAACAGCCGTGGTGTGACGGCAAGGTGGGCATGATGGGCATCTCCTGGGGCGGGTTCAACAGCCTCCAGCTGGCGGCCCGCCAGCCCCCGGCCCTGAAGGCCATCATCAGCGCCTCGGCCACGGATGACATCTACGTGGACAACATGCACTACATGGGCGGGTGCCTGCTCGGCGACAATCTCTCCGAGGCCACGGTGATGTTCGCCTTCAACAGCCTCCCGCCCGATCCGCAGATCGTGGGCGAACGGTGGCGGGACATGTGGCACGAGCGGCTGTCCGGCAGTGGGTTGTGGCTGGAGACCTGGCTCGAGCACCAGCGGCGTGACGACTACTGGAAGACTGCCTCGGTCTGTGAGGACTACAGCCAGGTGCAGTGCCCGGTGATGGCGGTCGGCGGTTGGGCCGACGGCTACACCAATGCCGTGTTCCGCCTGATGGAGAACCTGGACGTCCCGCGCAAGGGGCTCATCGGCCCCTGGGGCCACAAGTATCCGCACCTCGGCGTGCCGGGCCCGGCCATCGGCTTTCTCCAGGAGGCCGTGCGGTGGTGGGACCACTGGCTCAAGGGCCAGGACACCGGGGTGATGGACGAACCCATGCTGCGCGTATGGATGCAGGACTCCGTCTCGCCCGCCGCCTCCTACGAGGACCGGCCCGGCCGTTGGGTGGCGGAGGACCGGTGGCCTGCCCCGGAGATCGAGAACCGAGAGTTCACCCTGCGTGGCCACCACCTGGAAGAAGTCGACTCGGACGCCGACCCGCACGGCGAGTCAGACGCAGAGGTCGCGGTGAAATCGCCCCTGAGTGTGGGTATGTTCGCCGGCAAATGGGCGTCCTACGCGGCCGTGCCGGACCTGCCCTTCGATCAGCGGGAGGAGGACGGGGGGTCCATCTTCTACGAATCGCGGCCCCTCACGGAGGACCTGGAGATCCTGGGCCTGCCGCAGTGCCACTTCGAGGTCTCCGCGGACCAGCCGGTGGCGATGCTGGCCGTGCGGCTGTCCGACGTGAACTTGGACGGCGAGGCCACTCGGGTGACCTATGGCCTGCTCAACCTCACCCACCGGGACGGCAGCGAGGACCCGAGCCCGCTGGAGCCGGGGAAGAAGTACCGGGTCACGGTGCCGCTGAACGGCATCGCCCAGACCTTCCCGGCCGGGCACCGGCTCCGGCTGTCCATCTCGACCTCTTACTGGCCCCTCGTCTGGCCCTCCCCGGAGGCCGCCACCGTCACGCTGACCACCGGGGCCAGCAGTCTCAGCGTCCCGGTGCGGAGCCCCAGGGCGGAGGATGCGCGGCTGCGCGAGTTTGAGGAGCCGGAGGCCGCCACACCCTTGGAGGTCACCCAGACCGAGCCGGGCCAGCACCACTGGCGGGTCACGCGCGACCTGGCAACGAACATCTCCACCCTGGAGATCGCCAATGACCAGGGCGCCTTCCGCATCGAGGACACCGACACCCACATCCGGCGCGGGACCGAGGAGTGGTACAGCTTCCGCTGGAATGACGTGAACTCCGTGCGCGGCGAGACCCGGACCGTGCGCCGGATCCAGCGTCAGGACTGGGGCGCCGAGGTCACCACCAACACGGTGCTGACCTCCACGCCCACCGAGTTCATCATCGACGCCGAGCTCGACGCCTATGAACTGGACGCCCAGCGCGGCGATCCTCGCGTCTACTCGCAGAGCTGGCACCGCCGCGTCCCGCGGGACCTCGTGTAG
- a CDS encoding MFS transporter: MTETPRRLEPALVYAALCTAVVSSLGMLLVPSVAQDMGVSVSTAQWMLTVNLLVGAIATPVMGRISDGPNQKRLLLVSLTVILAGSVVAALASTFTVFLIGRALQGLTYGIVPVTIALARRYLAGPQVQPAISSLSVTVSTGLGIGYPLTGVIAGLVDYRFAFWFAALFVLSAMVVVIRTVPAGGGVHAVRAPFDMAGAILLGTGLGSLLLGISEGPTWGWSSPWTLATLVLAAVLLTLWVRTSLRSRHPLINLRVFANGEVLLANASAIGLGAAIYIGLSVSSLVAQAPASSGYGLALPVFWAGFVMLPLSVGSFIANRLVRRLSHRVPLTALLPIGAGLAAASGILLWFAHTELWEVLLGMFLFGLGIGSSYAAMPALIARNVAAEGLGSSVSFNQVLRTIGSSFGTAAAAAIFAVTADPGGQTTDAGITGAFALGALVCLAVCCALVARAAARRFSSRRPE, encoded by the coding sequence ATGACTGAGACCCCTCGCCGCCTGGAGCCGGCCCTGGTCTACGCAGCCCTCTGCACGGCCGTGGTCAGCTCGCTGGGCATGCTGCTGGTGCCGTCCGTGGCCCAGGACATGGGGGTCTCCGTGAGCACCGCCCAGTGGATGCTCACGGTGAACCTCCTGGTGGGCGCCATCGCGACCCCCGTGATGGGCCGGATCAGCGACGGGCCGAACCAGAAGCGGTTGCTGCTGGTGTCCCTGACCGTGATACTCGCCGGGTCCGTCGTGGCCGCACTGGCATCGACCTTCACGGTCTTCCTCATCGGGCGGGCCCTTCAGGGCCTGACCTACGGCATCGTTCCGGTGACCATTGCCCTGGCGCGCCGGTATCTCGCCGGGCCCCAGGTGCAGCCGGCCATCTCCAGCCTGTCCGTCACGGTGAGCACCGGGCTCGGCATCGGCTATCCGCTGACCGGCGTCATCGCCGGGCTGGTTGACTACCGGTTTGCCTTCTGGTTCGCCGCACTCTTCGTCCTCTCCGCGATGGTGGTGGTCATCCGGACCGTTCCCGCCGGTGGTGGCGTCCATGCTGTGCGGGCCCCCTTCGACATGGCCGGTGCGATCCTGCTGGGCACCGGCCTGGGCAGCCTGCTGCTCGGCATCAGCGAAGGGCCCACCTGGGGCTGGTCCTCCCCCTGGACCCTCGCCACCCTGGTCCTGGCCGCCGTCCTGCTGACCCTCTGGGTGCGGACGTCACTGCGCTCGCGCCACCCGCTGATCAATCTGCGCGTATTCGCCAATGGTGAGGTCCTGCTGGCCAACGCCTCGGCCATCGGGCTCGGCGCCGCCATCTACATCGGCCTCTCGGTCTCCAGCCTGGTGGCCCAGGCCCCGGCGTCCAGCGGATACGGGCTGGCCCTCCCGGTCTTCTGGGCCGGATTCGTCATGTTGCCGTTGTCCGTCGGCAGCTTCATCGCCAACCGGTTGGTCCGCCGCCTGTCCCATCGGGTGCCGCTGACGGCCCTGTTGCCGATCGGGGCCGGACTGGCCGCCGCCTCCGGGATACTCCTCTGGTTCGCCCACACGGAACTCTGGGAGGTCCTGCTCGGCATGTTCCTCTTCGGCCTGGGCATCGGCTCCAGCTATGCGGCCATGCCCGCCCTGATCGCCCGGAACGTGGCGGCCGAGGGCCTGGGCAGCTCGGTCAGCTTCAACCAGGTGCTGCGCACCATCGGCAGCTCCTTCGGCACCGCGGCCGCTGCAGCCATCTTCGCGGTGACCGCAGATCCGGGCGGCCAGACCACCGATGCCGGGATCACCGGCGCCTTCGCCCTCGGCGCCCTGGTGTGCCTGGCGGTGTGCTGCGCCCTGGTGGCCCGGGCGGCGGCGCGGAGGTTCAGCAGCCGCCGCCCGGAGTAG
- a CDS encoding MarR family winged helix-turn-helix transcriptional regulator → MPHDLNSDSEPTAELLEALLPILHRIHVERTLSPGKVGILRHVAENGRASTAELAVKVQVSPQAISLAARELEALGLVERIPDESDRRRSWIHPTEAGRLKLAEETRTGRAWLYEVVRERLTPEERQTLVSAIPVLRKLTAETASETPSTAASTPAPAPETASEEPHD, encoded by the coding sequence GTGCCCCATGACTTGAACTCCGATTCCGAGCCGACCGCCGAACTGCTCGAGGCGCTGCTCCCGATCCTGCACCGGATCCACGTGGAGCGAACCCTGTCCCCCGGCAAGGTGGGGATCCTGCGTCACGTCGCCGAGAACGGACGGGCCAGTACAGCCGAGCTGGCCGTCAAGGTCCAGGTCAGCCCCCAGGCCATCTCGCTCGCGGCCCGGGAACTCGAGGCCCTGGGGCTGGTCGAACGGATCCCGGATGAGTCGGATCGGCGGCGCTCATGGATCCACCCCACCGAGGCGGGCCGGCTCAAACTGGCCGAGGAGACCCGGACCGGCCGCGCGTGGCTCTACGAGGTCGTCCGCGAACGCCTGACGCCGGAGGAACGGCAGACCCTCGTCTCCGCCATCCCGGTCCTGCGCAAGCTCACGGCCGAGACGGCGTCCGAGACACCCTCCACGGCTGCGTCCACACCTGCGCCAGCACCTGAGACAGCTTCCGAGGAGCCGCATGACTGA
- the zapE gene encoding AFG1/ZapE family ATPase — protein MSGRRRERGPWPHLRETTLTAALESDGKVLDAGQRATVQLLTGRRITRGVYLHGGVGRGKTWLGAEFFNALEVPKLRLHMHALLGQVNQVVASAQAGQPIGIDHAVARIVGDARLVFIDEFHVHDVGDAMLLRRVLPGLLSLDAGLLLTSNYPTDGLLPDPLFHHAMVPVIEMIQSSLTEWQIPNGVDYRPLNASSGRGAGFASVSWTVAGSPGPTAAGTSARVPVGFSGTRQLEVAAADPEAGELEATFGQLCGTPVSVQDFLGLTRTYSRWRLLSVPCPEEIDVQAFQRFAFLVDVLVDADLRLDVEAPLPLRDWARAAPLPRDADRFLSRLSLLGRGRTATT, from the coding sequence GTGAGCGGCCGGCGTCGGGAACGGGGTCCGTGGCCGCACCTGCGGGAGACGACCCTGACGGCCGCACTGGAGTCTGACGGCAAGGTGTTGGATGCGGGGCAACGGGCCACCGTGCAGTTGCTGACCGGGCGGAGGATCACGCGCGGGGTGTACCTGCACGGCGGGGTGGGGCGCGGGAAGACGTGGCTGGGCGCGGAGTTCTTCAACGCGCTCGAGGTGCCGAAGCTGCGGCTGCACATGCATGCCCTGCTGGGGCAGGTGAACCAGGTGGTCGCGAGCGCGCAGGCTGGCCAGCCGATCGGAATCGACCACGCGGTGGCGCGGATCGTCGGGGACGCCCGGCTGGTGTTCATCGACGAGTTCCACGTCCATGACGTCGGCGATGCAATGCTGCTGCGCCGTGTCCTGCCCGGTCTGCTCTCCCTGGATGCCGGGCTCCTGCTGACCTCGAACTACCCGACCGACGGCCTGCTGCCGGACCCACTGTTCCACCACGCGATGGTGCCCGTGATCGAGATGATCCAGTCCTCCCTGACCGAGTGGCAGATCCCGAACGGGGTGGACTACCGGCCGTTGAACGCCAGCTCTGGCCGGGGCGCGGGCTTCGCCTCCGTATCCTGGACGGTCGCCGGATCGCCGGGGCCGACGGCGGCCGGGACCTCCGCTCGCGTGCCAGTCGGGTTCAGCGGGACCCGGCAACTCGAGGTTGCCGCCGCCGATCCGGAGGCCGGCGAACTCGAGGCGACCTTCGGCCAGCTGTGCGGCACGCCGGTGTCCGTGCAGGACTTCCTCGGTCTGACTCGGACCTATTCAAGGTGGCGCCTGCTGTCCGTGCCGTGCCCCGAGGAGATCGACGTTCAGGCGTTCCAGCGGTTCGCGTTTCTGGTGGATGTGCTGGTGGATGCCGACCTGCGCCTGGACGTGGAGGCACCGCTGCCACTGCGTGACTGGGCACGGGCGGCACCCCTGCCCCGGGATGCCGACCGGTTCCTCAGCCGGCTGAGCCTGCTGGGCCGCGGACGGACGGCCACCACCTGA